Sequence from the Xenorhabdus nematophila ATCC 19061 genome:
TCCTTTTGATTTATCAAAATAAAACATATAGTTATTTATCTTTCCGTTACTGTCAATAGCTATATTCCTAATTTACCATAAAGAAAAACAATAATGATAAAAACTATTACATGGTAATTAAAAAACTATGATGCAGTGATAATAATATACATTGAATTAAGTGGTGTTGATAATCCTGACATAAAAAATATTTTGTTAGACAGTCTCTAAAAACCACCACTTAATCTACCAATTTGAATTATGATTTGATACATATCAAAATATAAAGATATTTTTATCTACTGATTGCTTCCTTAAACAGAAAAATTAGCACATTAAATTAGAAAATTTAGTTTTCCTACCAGAGATATCCCCTAAAAATCTTTTTCGCCCCCTCAACTCTACACCCTATGCACAATTCCCTGAAAGCCTTGTTACATCTGAGCTTGTGACAATTAATACGATATTCACCCACTGTGTACCCTATACACCCTTTATTTTTTAACTGATGTAGAGAATGTAGAGTAGATGCATATAGCAGAATCATAATACTATGTCATAATACCTAAATTCCAATGACAAGGTAGAATTGAGATGGGTTACAGTCTAGATTTTCGAAGAAGAGTACTGGCATACAAAGACAAGCATGCATTGACATTCGAGCAAACCCGCGACCACTTTGAGGTCTCTATCCGCACTCTGTTTCGGTGGTGCAATAAAATAGAACCCTGTATGACACGTGATAAGCCGCCCACGAAAATCAGTGATGAGACACTTATCGCCGATGTCAAAAATTATCCCGATGATTATCA
This genomic interval carries:
- a CDS encoding IS630 transposase-related protein produces the protein MGYSLDFRRRVLAYKDKHALTFEQTRDHFEVSIRTLFRWCNKIEPCMTRDKPPTKISDETLIADVKNYPDDYQWERAKRLGVSQSAIHYALKRLKITVKKNAQTSRR